A single genomic interval of Juglans regia cultivar Chandler chromosome 1, Walnut 2.0, whole genome shotgun sequence harbors:
- the LOC118348703 gene encoding uncharacterized protein LOC118348703: MEAVRRLLQMDGCFTVDCMGLSGGIALLWRDEWCVNIINYTKWHVSALIQEKENGPTWQFTGFYGHPDTGKRGSSWQLLKMLKPTTSIAWLCAGDFNEILHRVIRFTWSNNRNGNEFTKEKIDRVFGNNEWIDLFRHGVYNVLPAISSDHSPLSVSLHNTSNGRKKRRWCFRYEMAWEVKEECLKVVGEAWQNAGITDCQAKSLRTQLDLGQKGLMTWRQTLKQQEDQIVKNGILNIGHLQNYGTGEHVAAMKQFQEEVVNAITANDMKWKQRAKQHWLKHGDRNTQYFHMQASQRKKINAVNSIVDSQGRVVTDQSEIGEVFTVFFSSLFTTSQPLSIDQCLQEMDTKLDMDMKAWLLKPFTREEITAAVFKMNPLGSPGPDGFPAQFYQKNWEVVGDQVCNFALQFLNHGGSLSEVNDTFITLIPKVQNPTRVAEYRPISLCNVIYKVVSKTMANRLKHILPQIIAPNQSAFVPGRVEWDFIEAIMTKMDFPGHWIHITKSCLSSVSYSVLVNGEPQEKFAPSRGLRQGDPLSPYLFILCAEGLSSLLKHAEACGNLTPVTIGRGPIKVSHLFFADDSLLFCQAKYEEINCVLKILELYEKGSGQVINKDKSAIFFSKNTTLMTQQQIKSLAGVQSTSNFEKYLGLPSLVGRKKIASFHSLIDRTWSRVSNWRTKFLSAAGKEILLKVVLQAIPTYAMGMFLLPASITRRLNQILRRFWWGFNEDSSKIQWVKWEQLSGRKDNGGLGFRDLKCFNIALLSKQGWRILQNPTSLVAQILKQKYFKQGSLLDAKLGTGPSFAWRGIHTGLSLLKKGISWRVGNGKQINIWHDRWIPSLPGQQIVTPRDDDCWCDKVSDIIDPQLKIWQESLLDELFSIQEREGIKAIPISLGGREDKLIWQFTPNGIYTVKSGYYLGKELEREKIGESSGKTMDCLVWRSIWKLKVPPATRMFVWRACSEVLPTMANLKRRKVIKDSSCLICKKEHETSGHALWGCSGAQDVWSQGPIKVQKSSSQSDLFFNIWAELIGKLDSEELNEAAITLRLIWARRNDVLHGKAFKHPREIIAQARTELTLHNETMQKMVGDNSENMTRVLEWTKPAAGCLKVNWDVAVQMRMGRIGIGVIIRDHHGLVIGALRANRPLKGSVFDAEAYGLLLACVFCKEIGVRQICLEGDSKQVVDQMNQDSPNWSLGGCLISDAKEILNLAAIWSISHAYREANMAAHMLAQAAYECTEDMYDIEICPACICQDIAHLLTTRKWGREGTGQDTSQIGYRTVIWPNAKRLSTSSMSLHVHGSRRTLETSLLLEVGPTSAHWGGRTYPSMVREFYMEMCSMPQDASSHIMIVRSVQFEVSTDVITKLRIHRVSETSTTVDAQAEEVADVGPRHISIIYWPSRVYGQRCKPVGG, translated from the exons ATGGAGGCAGTTAGGAGGTTATTGCAAATGGATGGATGCTTCACAGTAGATTGTATGGGGCTTAGTGGGGGCATTGCCCTCCTCTGGAGAGATGAATGGTGTGTTAACATAATAAATTACACTAAATGGCATGTTAGTGCTTTAATCcaggagaaagaaaatggacCAACATGGCAATTCACGGGCTTCTATGGACACCCTGACACAGGGAAGAGAGGCAGTAGTTGGCAATTACTGAAGATGCTAAAACCCACCACTTCCATAGCATGGTTATGTGCTGGAGATTTCAACGAGATTCTTCACAGAGTGATAAG GTTTACTTGGTCAAACAACAGAAATGGTAATGAGTttacaaaggaaaaaattgacAGAGTTTTTGGCAATAATGAATGGATTGATTTATTTAGGCATGGTGTCTATAATGTTCTTCCTGCCATTAGTTCTGATCACTCCCCCTTGTCAGTCAGTTTACACAATACCTCTaatgggaggaagaaaagaaggtggtgctttagatatgagatggccTGGGAGGTAAAGGAAGAATGCTTGAAGGTTGTGGGTGAGGCTTGGCAAAATGCTGGCATAACAGATTGTCAAGCAAAGTCCTTAAGAACACAGCTTGATCTAGGCCAAAAGGGCCTCATGACTTGGAGGCAGACTCTTAAGCAACAAGAGGATCAAATTGTTAAAAATGGGATTCTAAATATTGGGCATCTTCAGAATTATGGTACTGGCGAGCACGTGGCAGCTATGAAACAATTTCAAGAGGAGGTGGTCAATGCCATTACTGCTAATGATATgaagtggaagcaaagggcaaagcaacactggCTGAAACATGGGGACAGAAACACTCAGTATTTCCACATGCAAGCTAGTCAGAGAAAGAAGATCAATGCAGTTAATAGCATAGTGGATTCACAAGGCAGGGTTGTCACTGACCAGTCTGAAATTGGTGAGGTATTCACagttttcttctcctctctttttaCTACTTCCCAACCTCTATCTATTGATCAATGTCTGCAAGAAATGGACACCAAATTAGACATGGACATGAAGGCCTGGCTTTTAAAACCATTCACTAGGGAGGAAATCACTGCAGctgttttcaaaatgaatccTTTGGGGTCGCCAGGCCCTGATGGCTTTCCTGCCCAATTCTACCAAAAAAACTGGGAGGTAGTGGGGGATCAAGTCTGTAATTTTGCTCTTCAATTCCTCAATCATGGTGGATCTCTCAGTGAGGTTAATGACACTTTCATTACTCTTATTCCCAAGGTTCAAAACCCCACAAGAGTAGCGGAATACAGACCCATAAGCCtgtgtaatgttatatacaaggTTGTGTCAAAAACCATGGCTAATAGACTGAAACACATACTGCCTCAAATCATTGCCCCTAATCAGAGTGCCTTTGTGCCTGGAAG GGTTGAGTGGGATTTCATTGAAGCAATCATGACCAAAATGGACTTTCCTGGTCAttggatccatatcacaaaatCATGCCTCTCTTCTGTCTCCTACTCAGTACTTGTCAATGGAGAACCTCAGGAAAAGTTTGCACCTTCGAGAGGTcttagacaaggagatcccCTGTCCCCCTACTTGTTTATTCTTTGTGCTGAAGGCCTCTCTTCTCTCCTTAAACATGCTGAAGCATGTGGCAATTTAACCCCTGTGACTATTGGCAGAGGTCCTATTAAAGTAAGCCACctcttctttgctgatgatagcctaTTGTTCTGCCAAGCCAAGTATGAGGAAATTAATTGTGTTCTCAAGATCCTCGAGCTCTATGAGAAAGGATCAGGACAGGTTATAAACAAGGACAAGTCTGCTATCTTTTTTAGCAAGAACACCACTCTGATGACACAACAGCAGATCAAGAGTCTAGCAGGGGTCCAATCCACCtccaattttgagaaatatttgggtTTACCATCTTTGGTGGGTAGGAAGAAGATTGCCTCTTTCCATTCTTTAATTGATAGAACCTGGTCTCGGGTCTCTAACTGGAGGACCAAATTTCTCTCTGCAGCAGGAAAGGAAATTTTGCTCAAAGTTGTGCTCCAAGCCATTCCCACCTATGCAATGGGGATGTTCCTCCTACCAGCTTCTATAACAAGGAGACTAAACCAGATTTTAaggaggttttggtggggtttcaatgaagattcttcaaaaattcaatggGTCAAATGGGAGCAACTTAGTGGTAGGAAGGATAATGGAGGTTTGGGATTTCGAGAtctaaaatgttttaatattgcCTTACTCTCCAAGCAGGGATGGAGGATACTCCAAAATCCTACATCCCTAGTGGCACAAATCCTAAAGCAGAAATACTTCAAACAAGGAAGTTTACTTGATGCAAAGCTTGGGACTGGGCCTTCTTTTGCTTGGAGAGGAATACACACTGGATTATCTCTATTAAAAAAAGGCATCAGCTGGAGAGTTGGAAATGGAAAGCAGATTAACATATGGCATGACAGATGGATACCCTCCTTACCTGGACAACAAATTGTGACCCCTCGAGATGATGACTGCTGGTGTGACAAAGTCAGTGATATTATCGATCCTCAATTGAAGATATGGCAGGAGTCTCTCTTAGATGAACTTTTTTCTATTCAGGAAAGAGAGGGCATTAAAGCTATACCCATCAGcttaggaggaagagaagacaaaCTTATATGGCAATTCACTCCTAATGGAATCTACACTGTTAAAAGTGGGTACTATCTTGGcaaagaattggaaagagagaaaataggaGAGTCTTCAGGCAAAACAATGGACTGTCTGGTATGGAGATCTATCTGGAAGCTCAAGGTACCCCCTGCCACCAGAATGTTTGTGTGGAGGGCATGCAGTGAAGTATTACCCACTATGGCAaacctgaaaagaagaaaggtgatAAAGGACAGCAGCTGTTTAATCTGCAAGAAAGAACATGAGACTTCTGGACATGCATTATGGGGCTGTAGTGGTGCCCAAGATGTTTGGAGCCAAGGTCCAATAAAAGTGCAGAAATCATCTTCTCAGAGTGACTTGTTCTTTAATATATGGGCAGAATTGATTGGCAAACTTGATTCAGAGGAGTTAAATGAGGCAGCCATTACATTGAGGCTAATATGGGCGAGAAGAAATGATGTATTACATGGGAAGGCCTTCAAACACCCTCGAGAAATTATTGCACAGGCTAGGACAGAACTAACTCTTCATAATGAGACCATGCAGAAAATGGTTGGTGATAATTCTGAGAACATGACAAGGGTCCTCGAATGGACTAAGCCTGCAGCAGGATGCCTGAAAGTGAACTGGGATGTAGCTGTACAAATGAGAATGGGAAGGATTGGAATTGGGGTAATTATCAGAGATCACCATGGCCTAGTGATAGGTGCTCTTCGTGCTAACAGACCTTTGAAGGGCAGCGTTTTTGATGCTGAAGCTTATGGTTTACTTTTGGCTTGTGTTTTTTGTAAGGAGATTGGAGTAAGGCAAATCTGTTTGGAGGGGGACTCAAAGCAGGTCGTGGACCAAATGAACCAAGATAGTCCTAACTGGAGCTTGGGTGGCTGTCTCATATCAGATGCCAAAGAGATTCTAAACTTAGCTGCTATTTGGTCCATCTCACATGCATACAGGGAAGCTAACATGGCAGCTCACATGCTTGCACAAGCGGCTTACGAGTGTACTGAAGACATGTATGACATTGAGATATGCCCAGCTTGTATCTGTCAA gataTAGCTCATCTTTTGACAACTAGGAAATGGGGGAGGGAAGGAACCGGCCAGGACACGTCTCAAATAGGCTATCGAACTGTTATATGGCCGAACGCGAAGCGTTTATCAACGAGTTCAATGAGCTTACATGTACatgggagcagacgaacctTGGAAACGTCTTTGTTACTAGAGGTTGGACCAACATCTGCACATTGGGGGGGGAGGACATACCCCTCCATGGTTCGAGAGTTTTACATGGAAATGTGCTCcatgcctcaggatgcatcctctcacatcATGATTGTACGCAGTGTTCAGTTTGAGGTTTCGACGGATGTCATCACCAAGCTACGGATCCATCGCGTATCTGAGACATCAACTACAGTAGATGCTCAAGCTGAGGAAGTAGCAGATGTAGGGCCTAGGCACATcagcatcatctactggcccagTCGAGTCTATGGCCAGAGATGTAAACCGGTAGGAGGGTGA